A genomic window from Caballeronia sp. SBC1 includes:
- a CDS encoding 2'-5' RNA ligase family protein — translation MAKRLRVEHGLKAKPLPTAHFHVTLHSIGIYDTSFERAASWAQATASTISMPAFDLVFDHAGSFKRRTRDQPLVLLGSDSVAALKELHRVLGTTLAKAGFTPKPSGFVPHLTLLYDKQAVAERTIEPVRWTAREFVLVDSRVGKTQHVQLARWPLMA, via the coding sequence TTGGCAAAGCGTCTGCGCGTCGAACATGGCCTGAAGGCAAAGCCGCTTCCGACTGCCCACTTTCATGTGACATTGCATTCCATCGGTATCTACGATACGTCTTTTGAACGTGCCGCCTCGTGGGCACAAGCCACTGCTTCCACCATTTCGATGCCCGCATTCGACTTGGTGTTTGATCATGCCGGCAGTTTTAAGCGGAGGACCCGAGACCAGCCGCTTGTGCTGCTCGGAAGCGACAGTGTCGCTGCTCTGAAGGAGCTTCACCGCGTTCTCGGCACGACGTTGGCGAAGGCCGGATTTACTCCGAAACCATCAGGATTCGTGCCGCATCTGACTTTGCTTTACGACAAGCAGGCAGTTGCCGAACGAACTATCGAACCGGTTCGCTGGACCGCGCGCGAGTTTGTTCTGGTCGATAGCAGGGTCGGCAAAACTCAGCATGTGCAGCTTGCGCGATGGCCGCTTATGGCGTGA
- a CDS encoding energy transducer TonB, with translation MPSLPDDLREDAYQTVAVARFDIHADGTIEVELSKPTQNPRLNSLLLETLRKWRFFPAMQGGHPVESHQDVRVHFNVS, from the coding sequence ATGCCTTCTCTCCCCGACGATCTTCGCGAGGATGCCTATCAAACTGTTGCTGTCGCTCGTTTCGATATCCACGCGGATGGAACGATTGAAGTAGAACTTTCTAAGCCGACGCAAAACCCTCGCCTGAACTCGTTACTGTTGGAAACGCTGCGCAAATGGCGTTTTTTCCCCGCGATGCAAGGCGGACATCCCGTGGAGAGTCATCAGGACGTGCGGGTGCATTTCAACGTGAGTTAA
- a CDS encoding biopolymer transporter ExbD yields the protein MKFRRSQASKRGRIEIIPMIDVMFFLLATFMLASLAMQRLDAVKVDLPSGQAQQMSEDQPLTLAVDRTNTIFLNRQRVRPDQVEASVRRLLKPDRNVVIAADDTAAQGAVVQAMLAARRAGAEHFLMAIHRE from the coding sequence ATGAAGTTCCGGCGCTCGCAGGCGTCCAAGCGTGGGCGCATCGAGATCATTCCGATGATTGACGTGATGTTCTTCCTGCTCGCCACCTTTATGCTGGCGTCGCTGGCTATGCAGCGGCTGGATGCCGTCAAGGTCGATTTGCCGTCGGGACAGGCGCAGCAGATGTCCGAAGATCAGCCTTTGACGCTGGCGGTCGATCGCACGAACACGATCTTCCTGAATCGACAGCGCGTGCGTCCTGATCAGGTCGAAGCCAGCGTCAGGCGGCTTCTCAAACCGGACCGGAACGTGGTCATTGCCGCGGACGACACCGCGGCACAAGGAGCCGTTGTTCAGGCCATGCTGGCGGCGCGGCGCGCGGGCGCGGAGCATTTCCTGATGGCAATACATCGTGAGTAG
- a CDS encoding MotA/TolQ/ExbB proton channel family protein gives MQDWVGVAAAAQVGGWVVYPLTLLAVLAIAIVLDRAYVFVRFASQPAVGPESGSNTLPEQHAFRRLDAAVIAPTGTPLWLLEARAQSFATRIERDMSRGFWVLETIVTAAPLLGLLGTIVGMMHSFQLFGGNGLVNPGGVTGGVAQSLVATAIGLVVALFALFAFNYFSRRLERLIDDLEAHANERLSEIRLKAESAHAMPGGTQ, from the coding sequence ATGCAGGATTGGGTAGGTGTTGCTGCCGCTGCACAGGTCGGCGGCTGGGTGGTGTATCCGCTCACGCTGCTTGCCGTGCTGGCAATCGCTATCGTTCTCGACCGCGCGTATGTGTTCGTGCGGTTTGCAAGCCAGCCAGCGGTTGGGCCCGAGTCTGGAAGCAACACGCTGCCGGAACAGCATGCGTTCAGACGTCTCGACGCCGCCGTAATAGCGCCAACCGGAACACCGTTATGGCTGCTCGAAGCCCGCGCTCAATCGTTTGCAACGCGTATCGAACGGGACATGAGCCGCGGCTTCTGGGTGTTGGAGACTATCGTGACGGCCGCGCCCCTGCTCGGGCTGCTGGGGACCATTGTCGGAATGATGCATTCGTTCCAGCTTTTCGGCGGCAACGGCCTGGTTAATCCTGGCGGTGTGACCGGTGGGGTGGCGCAATCGCTGGTGGCGACAGCTATCGGATTGGTCGTCGCGTTGTTCGCGCTTTTCGCGTTCAATTATTTCTCGCGACGCCTTGAACGCCTGATCGATGACCTTGAGGCGCACGCCAACGAGCGTCTCAGCGAGATCCGGCTCAAGGCTGAAAGCGCCCACGCGATGCCCGGAGGCACGCAATGA
- a CDS encoding TonB-dependent receptor: MKNRTLIAHAALLLFAQFAAGQAYAAGSDSAVSGSVTDSSGKPVANASVALQNASGASVGATSTDATGHFSVHHVAPGTYAVVVAASGYASGSSIATASDGVDASVSVALTRSDTIDVQVNAKRLDRARNGLLPETGSSVYRFSQADIDTLPAGQDTPLNQVLLQAPGVASDSYGQLHVRGDHANLQYRINGIIIPEPISGFGQSLDTRIIDQLNLLTGALPAQYGDRTAGIVDIHTKNGDQGNGGSVDVFGGSHQTIKTSADVFGSQGPFSYYFSGSLGENNLGIENPTSSASPIHDHTRQGDAFGLMSYIINPLTRVSLMFGTTSNQFQIPNTPGLPTAFTLNGNTTFESSNLNETQSELNQFAVVALQGTNGGALDYQVAFFTRYSRTQFNPDPVGDLLFNGVAASDFHSDSANGVQADTTYRLNDKHTLRAGISFQQEHAVFNNDLSVFPADADGNQLSDQPFNVPDSSSKTGYLYSAYIQDEWKLTDKLTINYGLRYDKMDEYVSASQLSPRVGLVYALTPSTTVHAGYSRYFTPPAFELVSGEDIARFVGTTAQTSSQNDPVQPERSHYFDLGITQRLSSTVTVGVDAYYKKSTNLLDEGQFGTALIFTPFNYQYGRVYGVEFTSNYKQDNVSAYMNVAFSRAQGKDIDSAQFNFDASELAYISNHWVYLDHDQRVTASFGGAYQLGKTTFTFDGIVGSGLRSGFANTDHLPFYTQVNLGVIHHFNFNEPLIGKFDARLLLINAFNRVYELRDGSGIGVGAPQYGPHIAVYAGITKNF, encoded by the coding sequence ATGAAAAATCGTACGCTCATCGCCCACGCGGCCCTTTTGCTGTTCGCTCAGTTCGCCGCGGGACAGGCTTATGCAGCAGGTTCGGACAGCGCCGTGTCAGGCTCCGTCACCGATAGTTCCGGTAAGCCCGTCGCCAATGCCAGCGTGGCGCTGCAAAACGCGAGCGGTGCATCCGTCGGCGCAACAAGCACGGACGCCACGGGACATTTCTCTGTCCATCATGTCGCGCCGGGAACCTATGCGGTCGTCGTTGCGGCGTCAGGCTACGCAAGCGGCAGCAGCATCGCGACGGCGAGCGACGGCGTGGATGCGTCCGTATCAGTGGCGCTCACCAGGAGCGACACGATCGATGTGCAGGTCAATGCAAAGCGGCTCGATCGCGCACGCAACGGCCTGCTGCCTGAAACAGGTAGCAGCGTGTATCGCTTCAGCCAGGCGGATATTGATACCCTTCCCGCCGGTCAGGACACGCCGCTTAATCAAGTGCTGCTGCAAGCGCCCGGCGTGGCGAGCGATTCGTACGGCCAGTTGCACGTGCGCGGCGATCACGCGAACCTGCAATACCGTATTAACGGCATCATCATTCCGGAACCGATCAGCGGATTCGGCCAGTCGCTGGACACGCGCATCATCGATCAGCTCAACCTGTTAACCGGCGCATTGCCCGCACAATACGGCGACCGTACAGCGGGTATCGTCGATATTCATACGAAGAATGGCGACCAGGGCAACGGCGGTTCTGTCGATGTATTCGGCGGCAGCCACCAGACCATCAAGACCAGCGCCGACGTCTTCGGCAGCCAAGGACCATTCAGCTACTATTTCAGCGGCTCGCTGGGCGAGAACAATCTCGGCATTGAAAATCCGACGTCGAGCGCGAGTCCGATTCACGACCACACGCGCCAGGGCGACGCGTTCGGCCTGATGTCCTACATCATCAATCCGCTCACGCGCGTGAGCCTGATGTTCGGCACGACGAGCAATCAGTTCCAGATTCCCAATACACCCGGCTTGCCGACCGCCTTCACCTTGAACGGCAACACCACCTTCGAATCCAGCAATCTCAACGAGACACAGTCCGAACTCAACCAGTTTGCGGTCGTCGCGCTGCAAGGTACCAATGGAGGTGCGCTGGACTATCAGGTCGCGTTCTTTACGCGCTACTCGCGCACGCAATTCAATCCTGACCCGGTGGGCGACCTGCTGTTCAACGGTGTGGCCGCGAGCGATTTTCACAGCGACAGCGCCAACGGCGTGCAAGCGGATACGACCTATCGGCTCAACGATAAACACACGCTTCGCGCAGGCATTTCGTTCCAGCAGGAACATGCGGTCTTCAACAACGACCTGAGCGTCTTCCCCGCCGATGCCGACGGTAACCAGCTCTCCGATCAGCCGTTCAACGTGCCTGATTCGAGCAGCAAGACGGGGTATCTCTATAGCGCGTACATTCAGGACGAGTGGAAACTGACCGACAAGCTCACGATCAACTACGGCCTGCGCTACGACAAGATGGACGAGTACGTAAGCGCAAGCCAGCTAAGTCCGCGCGTGGGCCTCGTCTATGCATTGACACCTTCAACAACGGTTCACGCCGGCTATTCCCGTTATTTCACGCCACCTGCGTTCGAGCTTGTATCGGGCGAAGATATCGCGCGCTTCGTGGGTACGACTGCCCAGACATCGAGCCAGAACGATCCGGTGCAGCCGGAACGGAGCCACTATTTCGATCTTGGCATAACCCAGCGGTTGAGCTCCACTGTCACGGTAGGCGTCGACGCCTACTATAAAAAATCGACGAACCTGCTGGACGAAGGTCAGTTCGGAACTGCGCTGATTTTCACACCGTTCAACTATCAATATGGCCGTGTTTATGGCGTCGAATTTACCAGCAACTATAAGCAAGACAATGTCTCGGCCTACATGAACGTCGCGTTCAGCCGTGCGCAGGGCAAGGACATCGACTCGGCGCAGTTCAATTTTGATGCCAGCGAACTCGCTTACATCAGCAATCATTGGGTATACCTCGATCACGACCAGCGCGTGACCGCTTCGTTCGGCGGTGCCTACCAGTTGGGTAAGACCACCTTCACCTTCGACGGCATTGTGGGTAGCGGGTTGCGCAGCGGCTTTGCGAACACGGACCACCTGCCTTTCTACACGCAGGTGAATCTGGGCGTGATCCATCACTTCAACTTTAACGAACCGCTGATCGGCAAGTTCGACGCGCGCCTGCTGCTCATCAACGCGTTCAACCGCGTCTACGAGTTGCGCGACGGGTCGGGCATTGGCGTAGGCGCGCCACAGTATGGCCCGCACATTGCCGTATATGCGGGCATCACGAAGAATTTTTAA
- a CDS encoding thioredoxin family protein, with the protein MRASSILSLVTLLVAFCAATASAASANACSASSPEHRAALVELYTSEGCNSCPPADNWLSELDHARKTNTIVPLALHVDYWDSWAWKDRFAQPAFTTRQQQLTYTGGGHVVYTPEIFVGGRELRSWSNDASFESRIQQLNNEAPLADIHIDGHPSAPGHVVFDAAFTARKDLPDDAVAYAAVYENQLVSAVKGGENSGATLHHDRVVRRWIGPVRIVDGRALITGDYASADGHEGVVAFVERGATGEVLQVAELPSCGS; encoded by the coding sequence ATGCGTGCTTCATCGATCCTGTCACTTGTCACGCTACTCGTTGCCTTCTGCGCCGCCACGGCCAGCGCCGCTTCCGCGAACGCATGTAGTGCATCGAGCCCCGAGCATCGCGCCGCGCTCGTCGAACTCTATACGAGCGAGGGTTGCAACAGTTGCCCGCCAGCGGACAACTGGTTGAGCGAACTCGATCATGCTCGCAAGACCAACACCATCGTACCGCTGGCGCTGCATGTGGACTACTGGGATAGTTGGGCATGGAAGGATCGCTTTGCGCAACCCGCGTTCACCACGCGCCAGCAGCAACTGACCTACACGGGCGGCGGCCACGTGGTGTACACGCCAGAGATTTTCGTAGGCGGCCGCGAGTTGCGTAGCTGGTCAAACGACGCGAGCTTCGAGTCCCGCATTCAGCAGTTAAATAACGAAGCCCCACTCGCCGATATCCACATTGACGGCCATCCTTCCGCGCCCGGTCACGTCGTATTCGACGCTGCATTCACCGCTCGCAAGGACCTTCCCGACGACGCGGTCGCGTACGCCGCCGTGTATGAAAACCAACTCGTCAGTGCGGTGAAAGGCGGCGAAAACAGCGGTGCGACGTTGCATCATGACCGTGTGGTGCGTCGCTGGATCGGACCGGTTCGAATAGTCGATGGACGCGCGTTGATCACCGGCGACTACGCATCGGCCGATGGCCACGAAGGCGTGGTGGCCTTCGTCGAGCGCGGAGCAACGGGGGAAGTGCTGCAGGTGGCGGAACTGCCCTCGTGCGGCAGCTGA
- a CDS encoding MFS transporter: MTPDIAAPIEAGQLLPFRESVLAMLGVSFVAMLVALDQTIVGTALPRIVADLKGFDLYAWVATSYMLTSVITIPIFGRLGDLFGRKPFLMAAIILFTIASVMCGMAANMLFLVIARGLQGIGGGILVGTMFATVADLFPDPKLRLRWLVFVSSAFALANIVGPTLGGVLTQYGGWRLVFFVNLPVGIVSLFFVRAFLPHLRRPRSAAPVKLDWVGALVLASTFGGLQLLIEWVPNEGITPVTCALGFLTLAGAAVLLFWEKRMLYPIIPVDMLVDRKLAALFAMAVLGGFSLFSLVFYVPLLFQGGFAMSPHDSGMLITPLLLGTTVGSVVNNRIVTRIRHANGVMYIGFALFACAALCLVAITGAVPHLVWMACMGFSGIGLGLVVSNLTLFSQQLVARDHLGAATALLQSLRLFGGMLGTAMTGALLGHLYTSGVHRSLDTYQATQWFKSFASPELLIDRAEQAALIGRLIMAGHAGDAMMQSARGALIESIHVGLGLAAAAAIVGLCLAWFVPPVRVDRLDTGTRSR, from the coding sequence ATGACCCCGGACATCGCTGCACCTATTGAAGCCGGACAGTTGCTGCCGTTCCGCGAGTCGGTATTGGCGATGCTTGGCGTATCGTTTGTAGCAATGCTGGTCGCCCTCGATCAGACGATTGTGGGGACAGCGTTGCCGCGTATCGTCGCTGATCTCAAGGGGTTTGACTTGTATGCGTGGGTGGCTACGTCGTACATGCTGACATCGGTCATCACGATCCCGATCTTCGGGCGCTTAGGCGACCTGTTTGGCCGCAAGCCGTTTTTAATGGCCGCGATTATTCTCTTCACCATCGCGTCTGTCATGTGCGGCATGGCGGCCAATATGCTGTTCCTCGTGATCGCGCGCGGCTTGCAAGGGATTGGCGGCGGCATCCTGGTGGGCACGATGTTCGCCACCGTCGCCGATCTTTTCCCCGACCCGAAGCTTCGCCTTCGCTGGCTGGTGTTCGTCAGTTCGGCGTTTGCTTTGGCGAATATCGTTGGTCCGACGCTAGGCGGTGTGCTGACCCAGTACGGCGGATGGCGGCTCGTGTTTTTCGTCAACCTGCCGGTGGGCATTGTCTCGTTGTTCTTCGTCCGCGCTTTCCTGCCGCATCTCCGGCGGCCGCGTTCAGCCGCCCCCGTGAAACTGGACTGGGTTGGCGCGCTGGTGCTGGCGTCCACATTCGGCGGGCTTCAACTGCTGATTGAATGGGTGCCGAATGAGGGCATCACACCCGTGACCTGTGCATTGGGTTTCCTCACCTTGGCCGGCGCAGCGGTGCTGCTGTTCTGGGAAAAGCGCATGCTTTACCCGATCATTCCCGTCGATATGCTCGTGGATCGAAAACTCGCGGCCTTGTTCGCGATGGCCGTACTTGGTGGTTTCTCGCTCTTCTCGCTGGTCTTCTACGTGCCCTTGCTGTTCCAGGGCGGCTTTGCGATGTCGCCGCATGATTCGGGCATGCTCATTACGCCGCTTCTGCTGGGGACGACCGTGGGCAGCGTGGTGAATAACCGCATCGTCACGCGCATCAGGCATGCGAATGGTGTGATGTATATCGGCTTTGCGCTGTTTGCGTGTGCCGCGCTTTGTCTCGTCGCGATCACCGGGGCTGTGCCTCACCTCGTGTGGATGGCATGCATGGGATTCAGCGGTATCGGACTCGGTCTGGTCGTGTCGAACCTCACGCTTTTTTCGCAGCAACTTGTCGCTCGCGATCATCTGGGCGCCGCGACGGCACTGCTTCAATCGCTGCGATTGTTTGGCGGCATGCTTGGGACGGCAATGACAGGCGCGTTGCTCGGCCACCTCTATACGAGCGGCGTGCATCGGTCGCTGGATACGTATCAGGCGACGCAATGGTTCAAGTCATTCGCGAGTCCTGAGCTTCTGATCGATCGTGCGGAACAGGCGGCGCTGATCGGTCGCCTGATCATGGCGGGTCATGCCGGCGACGCGATGATGCAATCGGCGCGCGGTGCGTTGATTGAATCGATACACGTGGGACTAGGGCTGGCGGCCGCAGCAGCGATCGTGGGACTTTGCCTTGCGTGGTTCGTGCCGCCAGTGCGGGTTGATCGCCTGGATACGGGGACGCGCAGCCGTTGA
- a CDS encoding DUF1109 domain-containing protein: protein MKTSEFVSMLATGIVPTPPHVIARRFATALFFGLTGAACMVVAIYGVRGDMPQMLTTPLFWLKVAFPLAVVGASLFVAMRLSRPGADMAMAWVALAIPLVLIWLTALVVIVAAPPTLRLQLVLGKTWQVCTMNIVILSAPTFVAVFWAMKGLAPTRPVIAGAAAGLLSGAQAVLVYTLYCVEMTVPFWGVWYVLGMAVPTVLGGLLGPRVLRW, encoded by the coding sequence ATGAAAACCAGCGAGTTCGTATCGATGCTTGCAACAGGCATCGTCCCGACCCCTCCGCATGTGATCGCACGACGCTTTGCAACGGCACTATTCTTCGGATTGACTGGCGCCGCCTGCATGGTCGTCGCGATCTACGGCGTGCGCGGCGACATGCCGCAAATGCTGACTACTCCCCTCTTCTGGTTGAAGGTTGCGTTCCCGCTCGCAGTCGTAGGCGCATCGCTTTTCGTCGCGATGCGGCTGTCACGTCCAGGCGCTGATATGGCAATGGCCTGGGTCGCGCTCGCCATTCCACTCGTGCTGATCTGGCTGACGGCGCTAGTTGTGATTGTTGCCGCTCCGCCAACGCTGCGGCTTCAGCTTGTACTTGGCAAGACCTGGCAAGTCTGCACGATGAATATCGTGATCTTGTCAGCACCCACATTTGTCGCCGTGTTCTGGGCCATGAAAGGGCTGGCGCCGACTCGACCGGTTATCGCGGGCGCGGCAGCCGGCCTGCTAAGCGGCGCGCAAGCGGTGCTCGTTTATACGCTCTATTGCGTGGAGATGACCGTGCCGTTCTGGGGCGTGTGGTATGTGCTGGGCATGGCGGTGCCAACGGTGCTGGGTGGTTTGCTGGGACCCAGAGTGCTACGGTGGTGA
- a CDS encoding DUF1109 domain-containing protein has protein sequence MKTEDLISLLSTGVTPVDPRVSTRRFGRAIVLGGLGALVLMAVIFGVRPDIAEVSRTPIFWARFAFPTSLAATALFLAVRLSRPGTTTAKFWAMPAVPVLVVWSAAVAVLCLASPDARLPLVMGHTWRTCPFNILLLSVPAFVAVFWAIRGLAPTRLRLAGAAGGMLAGTIATMAYCFHCPEMSVAFWAVWYLLGMTLATLIGALLGPRFLRW, from the coding sequence ATGAAAACCGAGGACCTGATTTCGCTTCTATCGACTGGCGTAACGCCGGTCGACCCACGCGTGTCCACGCGCCGCTTCGGACGTGCAATTGTACTGGGTGGCCTTGGCGCGCTCGTGCTGATGGCGGTGATTTTTGGCGTACGGCCGGACATCGCCGAAGTCTCGCGCACGCCTATTTTCTGGGCCAGGTTCGCGTTTCCAACATCGCTCGCCGCAACGGCGTTGTTCCTGGCGGTGAGGCTGTCGCGGCCCGGGACGACCACGGCCAAATTCTGGGCAATGCCTGCGGTGCCCGTGCTCGTTGTATGGAGCGCGGCAGTGGCGGTATTGTGTCTCGCCTCGCCCGACGCACGTTTGCCGCTTGTCATGGGCCACACGTGGCGTACGTGCCCATTCAATATCCTGCTGTTGTCGGTGCCGGCGTTTGTCGCTGTGTTCTGGGCAATCCGCGGACTCGCGCCAACCCGGCTAAGGCTCGCCGGGGCAGCGGGTGGCATGCTCGCGGGCACGATCGCGACGATGGCGTATTGCTTCCACTGCCCCGAGATGAGCGTCGCGTTCTGGGCCGTCTGGTACCTGCTCGGCATGACGCTTGCCACGCTGATCGGCGCCTTGCTTGGGCCGCGTTTCTTGCGCTGGTAA
- a CDS encoding sigma-70 family RNA polymerase sigma factor — MKRIIQSGSVPGVEERLRALFIRGLNGDAVAYRSFLDDLTGHLRGFLRKRIYYLQDDIEDVVQEILLAVHNSRHTYRPDEPLTAWVHGIARYKLMDFFRARSRREALNDPLDDALEIFATSDEEPADAKRDVGKLLEQLPDRHRLPIVHVKLQGLSVTETAALTGMSESAVKVGIHRGLKALAAKIRGTA, encoded by the coding sequence ATGAAGCGAATAATACAAAGTGGTTCTGTGCCTGGTGTTGAAGAACGGTTGAGGGCCCTGTTTATTCGCGGCCTGAATGGCGACGCTGTCGCCTACCGGTCGTTCCTCGACGACTTGACGGGACATCTGCGCGGCTTCCTGAGAAAGCGCATTTATTACCTGCAGGACGACATAGAAGATGTCGTGCAGGAAATCCTGCTGGCCGTGCACAACAGCCGCCACACTTATCGCCCGGACGAGCCGTTGACCGCCTGGGTGCATGGGATCGCACGTTATAAGCTGATGGATTTTTTCCGCGCGAGATCGCGGCGCGAAGCATTGAACGATCCGCTGGACGACGCGTTGGAAATCTTCGCGACCTCGGACGAAGAACCCGCCGATGCCAAACGCGATGTCGGCAAGCTGCTTGAACAATTGCCCGACCGTCACCGGCTGCCGATCGTACACGTGAAGCTTCAAGGGCTCTCCGTGACCGAGACCGCGGCGCTCACGGGGATGTCGGAGTCGGCCGTCAAAGTGGGCATCCACCGCGGACTGAAAGCACTGGCAGCAAAGATTCGAGGCACCGCATGA
- a CDS encoding glutathione S-transferase family protein, with protein MIRFYFHPTPNPAKVALFLEEAGLDYEVFPVDTSKGEQHLPAFRSINPNGKVPAIIDTDGPGGIEARVFDSSAILLYLADKTQRFAGKPSDRPELLSWLFFISSGLGPFSGQAVHFQHAAPEKIPYAINRYRREIERHYRVLDEHLSGREFIVGDEYSIVDMSAWGWLERASRVLATDAPLAAFPNLSRFFDAISARPAVARARAVGRDLTFKREVDEETRRALFPSNYPETAR; from the coding sequence ATGATCCGTTTTTACTTTCACCCGACCCCGAACCCCGCCAAAGTCGCCCTCTTTCTCGAAGAAGCAGGACTCGACTACGAAGTGTTCCCCGTTGACACCAGCAAGGGCGAGCAGCATCTGCCGGCTTTCAGAAGCATCAATCCGAACGGCAAGGTGCCCGCCATCATCGATACAGACGGTCCAGGTGGAATCGAAGCAAGGGTGTTTGATTCCAGCGCGATCCTGCTATACCTCGCCGACAAGACCCAGCGTTTCGCGGGTAAGCCCTCGGACCGGCCCGAACTGCTCTCGTGGCTGTTCTTTATCAGCTCCGGACTCGGCCCCTTCTCCGGCCAGGCGGTGCACTTCCAGCACGCCGCGCCCGAGAAGATTCCCTATGCGATCAACCGGTACCGGCGGGAAATCGAACGGCACTATCGTGTGCTTGACGAGCACTTGTCGGGACGCGAGTTCATCGTGGGAGACGAATATTCGATCGTCGATATGTCCGCGTGGGGATGGCTGGAGCGCGCGTCACGAGTGTTGGCCACCGACGCGCCGCTTGCCGCATTCCCGAACCTGAGCCGTTTCTTCGACGCTATCAGCGCGCGCCCCGCCGTTGCACGCGCGCGGGCGGTGGGCCGCGATCTTACGTTCAAGCGTGAGGTGGACGAAGAGACGCGGCGTGCGCTGTTCCCATCGAATTATCCCGAGACCGCACGCTAA
- a CDS encoding TetR/AcrR family transcriptional regulator, translating into MPRPREFDEAAVLDAAVLCFWNRGYEATSVRELADSMGITGASLYNAFGDKHALYGKALAHYVSRSVDDRVRRFEGTLSPLQSIKAFFDEIVHRSLSDKDRKGCMLVNSALEMAPHDPEFQQVVAGVLVKLEAYFGRCVAAGQQTGEISSAQPAEDFARLLLAVLLGIRVLARSRPESALLEGLLRPVLALLNGRAFVG; encoded by the coding sequence ATGCCACGGCCAAGAGAGTTCGACGAAGCCGCAGTGCTCGACGCCGCGGTCCTGTGTTTCTGGAACCGCGGGTACGAAGCTACGTCCGTTCGCGAACTGGCAGACAGCATGGGCATCACGGGCGCGAGCCTTTACAACGCGTTTGGTGACAAACACGCGCTATATGGAAAGGCGCTGGCTCACTACGTGTCGCGAAGCGTGGACGACCGTGTCCGGCGTTTTGAGGGGACGCTGTCGCCGCTTCAATCGATCAAGGCGTTCTTCGATGAGATCGTCCATCGCTCACTGAGTGACAAGGATCGCAAGGGTTGCATGCTGGTGAATTCGGCGCTGGAAATGGCGCCGCATGATCCAGAGTTTCAGCAAGTCGTGGCTGGCGTGCTGGTCAAGCTCGAAGCCTATTTCGGCCGCTGCGTGGCCGCAGGTCAGCAAACTGGCGAGATCTCTTCCGCGCAGCCTGCTGAAGACTTCGCGCGACTCTTGCTGGCGGTCTTGCTCGGCATTCGGGTGCTGGCGCGTAGCCGGCCGGAATCCGCGTTACTGGAGGGACTTTTGCGACCGGTACTCGCGTTGCTTAATGGACGGGCTTTTGTCGGATAA
- a CDS encoding cytochrome b/b6 domain-containing protein: MNATHQASRVSSSSRTIQPAWVRISHWLNALAAILMMLSGWRIYDASPVFKGFVIPPGITLGGWLGGALQWHFAAMWLLFFNGLFYLAMNVVTGRIKRKFFPLSPRAILHDLGEALKGHLSHADPSKYNAVQKFAYLFVMLDITVLILSGLAIWKSVQFPLLRELMGGYDFARVVHFSAMSLLAAFIVVHLVMVSLVPRSLLTMIRGR; encoded by the coding sequence ATGAACGCAACACATCAAGCGAGCCGCGTAAGCAGTTCTTCGCGGACCATTCAGCCCGCCTGGGTACGGATCTCACATTGGCTGAACGCGCTCGCAGCGATCCTGATGATGCTGTCGGGATGGCGGATCTACGATGCGTCGCCGGTATTCAAGGGTTTTGTGATTCCGCCGGGCATCACGCTGGGCGGATGGCTTGGCGGCGCGCTGCAATGGCATTTTGCGGCAATGTGGCTGCTGTTCTTCAACGGTCTTTTTTATCTCGCGATGAACGTTGTCACGGGCCGCATCAAGCGCAAGTTTTTTCCGCTCTCGCCACGCGCAATTTTGCATGACCTGGGCGAGGCGCTTAAGGGACATTTGTCGCATGCCGATCCGAGCAAATACAACGCAGTGCAGAAGTTCGCGTACCTGTTCGTGATGCTCGATATCACCGTGCTTATCTTGTCCGGCCTTGCAATCTGGAAGTCGGTGCAGTTTCCGCTTCTGCGCGAACTGATGGGCGGTTATGACTTTGCACGCGTTGTGCACTTCTCGGCCATGTCGCTGCTGGCGGCGTTCATTGTCGTGCATCTGGTCATGGTTTCACTGGTGCCGCGCTCGCTGCTGACGATGATTCGTGGCCGCTAA